The segment TTGCGTCGATTTGCATGCTGTAGTTTTTGAGGCAAATCCCCGCTCCTGGAGCAGTTTGTCCAGCGATGGTGATGTCGTCATTCGCAATTTTCAAGACACTGTTGAGTTCGATGATGCCTGACACGGCAAATACGATGATTCTTGGGCCGCTTTGCTTGATGGCTTCTCTCAGGCTGCCCTCGCCAGAGTCATTGAGGTTGGTGACATAGATCACTTGCCCCCCACGGCCTCCGGTAGTGAACCTACCATGACCCTCTGCTCCTGGAAAGGCCGGGGCTTCTATATTCACGATTTGACCCAATGCTGTGCTGACTGCACATGCAAGGATAGAAATTAGTAACAATGCTCTCATCTGCTATTCTCGTTTAATCTGTTAATTTCAGTTTCGTTCGTTTAGACGCCAATCTATTCGCTTCACTTTGATCTGTATATTCCAGTCTCTTGACCAGCGATACAGATGGCGTTTGGTTGGGTATATTAGGAGAGGTTTCTTAATTGCTAAACTAGTGAATTGAGTTTGGGAGCATGTGAGATTGGACTATCCAATATTTTGGAAAGTCTATTCATTTTTGAACATGAAGATTGAATAGTTCTGAAAAGCAGATGAAATGGATTGCTTTGTACTCCCGATTAATATGCTAATCTTATGATTTAGAACCCCTTTTCTCTTCTTCTAGATCTTGATAAATGCTTTTTCTTACCTCGTTGAATTCGTTTTCATATTGGTCGAGGTAGCCTTCATTTTCGAGCATGGCAGACATACGTTTGGCGACATAGTCCATCTCGGTGGTGGAGTCTTCTATATGTTTCAGGTATTCATTGCTTTCTTCTTGGCTATTGCTGTAGTGCAGGATATTCAGCAATCCGATGATACGAGAGAGTGGTGCACGAAGCAAGTGCGAATTCATAAAGGATTGCTTGGCCAGCAACCAGTTTTGTTCCTTGGTGTAATCCAAGTACTCTACTTCTAAAGCGCGTTTTTCCTTTTTGAGTACATTCATTCGATCACCGATTGCGAAAGCAAAGAGGACAGCTTCGATGGCAAAACCATAGTAGAATGATTCTTCGACAAAATCATTGTAAGGGATGATGCCATTGGTGGAGAGGATGAATAGAACCATACCCGAGATGGCAAACAACCAACCGAGCACGTAGTAGTGCGCATGGCTCACGCCTTTGATCCAGATATATACTCCCGCAGACCAGAGACTCAGGTTGAACAGCAGGGAAGAAACCGAAACAATCACCGCCATGATGCCGACATGTAGCCAGCCTGACACATCCAAGAGCGGTACTATCACTACCAATACAGTCATCAGCAGCATTATCCAATAGCGTAATTGGGGGGCATTCTTTTTGAGATCCAAATAGATGATAGCAAACCAACCTCCAGTCAGGTAACCAATGCTCGTCCAGACTGTATAGAATGGATTTCCCTGCCACATCCATTCTTCACTGAATAGCACATAGCCATTGTGAAAAGGTACTGCATAAGTCACAAACAGTAAATAGATCAGATAAGGAATGAAAATAATATCTCGCGTGGAGAATAATAGAAAGACATTGTAGATGAAGATGCAGAGCATAAAACCGATGAAGGCCAGAGGGATGCTTTCTTTGTGTAGCAAGTAGTTGGTGATCTGCGTCAGGTCGCCGGTTTTCAAGATATAGTTGCGGTGGCGCCTAGCTGCTATTCGGAGGAGGAAGTAGTCACTTTGGTGAGCAGGTAGTGGGATGGCTACTGTTCTATATGGAAAGCCTGCGATTCGCGTTTCAGGATTGAGATGGTCGTAATGATAGGTCATTTGATACTGTCCTACCGTATCTGGTGCGAACAAAGTCGCACGCCAAACGATAGATTCACTTCCAGGACTGAGGTATTCGAGTGCATTACTTGGGTGCTTGAAGCCCAACCAGATTACCGAATCTTTGATGCCACAATTGATGATATCGTTGCTGAGGGTTTGGAAATGATCATTTTCCCATAGTGTAGCTACTTGATCTACAGTAAGAACTCCTGTGGTATCGACCAACTGATACACACCTTGAATGAGAGGAAACTGATGATTATTTTGAGCAATGGAGTCATGAATGGACACCAGCACCCACATGTATCCCATTAGTGAAAGTATTGATAAGCGTCTCAAAATGCTAACTAGTTTCGTCCGTGATAAAATAGTTGGATACAGGTGGACAAACGATGGAAGGACAAAGTTAGTGAATCCTAAATTCTATAATTGAGGAGTTGATAGATATTTGAACAGTCGTTGGTTAGATTGAATTATAGAAATTTTGAACATACCTATTCACTCCCAGATTTGATTGTCATTGCATGATTATGAATCACAAGAACTTATGAAGTTGAAAAGTTCTATTTAGCGATCATACTTAGTTGGTGGTTACCGGTTATAACCTATTTCTTTATTGGACACTTCAAGGTTTTCAAGTCTGGAAATAGTGACTTAATAACTAGCTAGTTTATGAAATTGTGTAAATTTTAATCCAGGAGTATCATGCTTGTCATTAGAGTCTTTATTTACATAGTCTACACTTTCTCCATTTTTGTATAGTTCGTAAACAATTTCCCACCTGTTTTCTGCACACATCTCACATTTATCATTATATCCTTCAACTTTGAGTTCCTGTTTGTTGTTCTTTATATACATGTTTAGATTTAACAAAACCTCATGATTGGTTTGGGTGGTAGAGGTTCTAGTATCGAAAACCATCTCTCCATCGACATAGACCAAAGCGTAGTTGTCAAGATTGAAGAATATGATCGAATAACCCTGAGCCAATGGAGCTAGTTCTGATTCAGATTTTGCATTTTCAAGCTTTTTAGGGCTAGGGACACAAGATGTAAATAATAAAGCAATTACTAGGGTGGTGAAAAAATAGTTTTTGATTGATATCATATGATAGGAATTTTTATAATTGAGTAGACGAAATGTAGGTATTAAAGTTATCAAATAGTATTGCGTGATTGTTTTTAGAATCATTTCAGCTGCTTGCTTATACTTAGACCTAATTGCAGGTTGTTTTGATCATTTTTGGCCATGTAATACATATTTTTTCTCAAACTGAGCAGACATTCACTACTGAGCAAAAAACCATTGACAAATATGGATAACCTTGATCCAATAGTCCATTCGAAATCGTGTAGGTCATTATTTAAAATGTTGTCTATAAAATAGTCATCATTGAAACGAACTCTTTCACCATAGAGTTGAATTAAGCCCTTTTTGAAAAATAACTCAGTGCCAATGTAATCTGTTGTTGCACCAGGTCCCACACTCGCCCCCATGACTTGCCCATTATTGGTATAACCTTGAGTGACTATGTGATGAGTGTACCAAGTATTGTACCCACGGTACAAACCAGATTTTGCCTTATCTACAGAGCAATGTTCATAGGTGAGTTTGATGACGTTGGTATTGTTTAAATCAATATATTTGCTCATACCTATAGTGTATCCTCTGGCATGATCAGGTTCCGATCCGAATAGACTACCTCCAAAATCATTTTTGCCGAATTCAAGGTAGGTATCAAAACCTACTTCTTTAAATACCCAACGTACTGTGGCAGAAGCAATTTGATCATATTCATCATTTTGTCCTACTGTCTCATTTTTATTTTCAAACCACCAGAAGGTTTTATATAAATCTTTCGCTGTAAACTCCTCTCCTCGTTTGTAAAGAGCTCGATTAAAGCCAATGGATAAGCTTGGGATAAAACTTGGACTATAGGATATAGACATTCCTGTCCAATACCTATAGTTGTTGTCATTATTGTCATCAAAATACTCTGACTCATTCAATACACCCCAATATACTTTCGCTTCTATCGAGCCTATCTTGGTTTGAATAGGCGTATGTGTACCTAGATCCACATGCGGAATTCCTTCTGCATTGCTGCTCAAAATCAACGGATTTCTTTGTGCAGGACCCCATACGATGTTTTGTGTAGAAGCTCCAAGCGTGAAGTTTTTATATGCCATACGAACATCTGTCTGACCCCAATCAAACTCAATAAAGTTCTCATCACCGTAGCGCTGTACCCAATCAATCCTTCGATCCGTAAACTGGTAATTATAGGGGGAATTGTTACCTCTTTGTGATGCCAAATCATAGGAGACATTTTGGGAATAGTAAACTACTGGTGCGAAGGTGAACTCTAGTATTCCATACCTTCCACTTATTCCTCCTTGTAATACCGAAGTGAATCCCTTGCCTTTCCATACGGCTCCATCGTTATATCCTTTAGGGTATTTGGAGTTGTAATAGTTAGAGAATCTAAAAGACATTAGTTTAATTGATTTGTCAGGAATACCATTAAACTGGAGTTGATCAGCCCAAATATTCCACGCAAGTGAGTCTTTCTTGTATTGACTGACAATAGAAGGAAAAATGCCTAGGCGATCTTGTATATCGTTATTTTTCATTTCAATAACTCGATAGTATTCTAAAATCTCACTGTTGGGATATAAAATCTGTCCGAACGAAAAGAAATGAAATAAAAGAATCAGTATCAAAGTGATGAGATGTTTCATTCGTAGGTATTGGGTGTTATTCATAGCTCCTGCAGCTGTTCGCATGTAAGGTAAGAGGTCAGTTTTGTAAAACATCCAATTCTTCATTACAATATATTTGAATAAAGTGAAATCCATTTTTCTGCGATGCTATTCCATCGATAGTCACCAGCCGTTATTTTGGCAGCTTGGGCCAGTTCCTCTGCTCTGTCAGGTGTATCCAAAATGTTTTGTAGACAGGCTGCCAATGCTTGTACATTTCCAGGTTCAGTGAGGTATCCATTTTTTTCGTTTGTAATTAACTCTGGAATAGACCCAGCAGTCGTTGTAACAATAGGTGCTCCAGCTGCCATGGCCTCTGCAATAGAATTCCCAAAACTCTCTTCTAGGGATGGCAAGCAAACAATCGCACTTTCTGATATTAATTTGGCAATATCTTGATGATTGAGCCAGTCTATATGCTTTACCCTCTTACCAAGACCTAACTGCTCTATTCGGTTCTTAAATTCAGAAAAGTATAATCCAGAACCAGCTGTTGTCAAAGTAGTGTAGTCTGAAAGTTGAGCAAAAGCTTCTAGCAAAATATCGACACCTTTGGTTTTTTCCAATCGACCAAAGAAGAAGATGGATCCAGGGACAGGCCGTCGTTTTGGTCCATCAAAAACATCGTCAATGATTCCATTGGGTATAACTTTTATTTTGCTGTCAGCTATTTGATAGGTTTGTTGTATGGTTTCG is part of the Reichenbachiella agarivorans genome and harbors:
- a CDS encoding 7TM diverse intracellular signaling domain-containing protein, encoding MGYMWVLVSIHDSIAQNNHQFPLIQGVYQLVDTTGVLTVDQVATLWENDHFQTLSNDIINCGIKDSVIWLGFKHPSNALEYLSPGSESIVWRATLFAPDTVGQYQMTYHYDHLNPETRIAGFPYRTVAIPLPAHQSDYFLLRIAARRHRNYILKTGDLTQITNYLLHKESIPLAFIGFMLCIFIYNVFLLFSTRDIIFIPYLIYLLFVTYAVPFHNGYVLFSEEWMWQGNPFYTVWTSIGYLTGGWFAIIYLDLKKNAPQLRYWIMLLMTVLVVIVPLLDVSGWLHVGIMAVIVSVSSLLFNLSLWSAGVYIWIKGVSHAHYYVLGWLFAISGMVLFILSTNGIIPYNDFVEESFYYGFAIEAVLFAFAIGDRMNVLKKEKRALEVEYLDYTKEQNWLLAKQSFMNSHLLRAPLSRIIGLLNILHYSNSQEESNEYLKHIEDSTTEMDYVAKRMSAMLENEGYLDQYENEFNEVRKSIYQDLEEEKRGSKS
- a CDS encoding capsule assembly Wzi family protein, which produces MKNWMFYKTDLLPYMRTAAGAMNNTQYLRMKHLITLILILLFHFFSFGQILYPNSEILEYYRVIEMKNNDIQDRLGIFPSIVSQYKKDSLAWNIWADQLQFNGIPDKSIKLMSFRFSNYYNSKYPKGYNDGAVWKGKGFTSVLQGGISGRYGILEFTFAPVVYYSQNVSYDLASQRGNNSPYNYQFTDRRIDWVQRYGDENFIEFDWGQTDVRMAYKNFTLGASTQNIVWGPAQRNPLILSSNAEGIPHVDLGTHTPIQTKIGSIEAKVYWGVLNESEYFDDNNDNNYRYWTGMSISYSPSFIPSLSIGFNRALYKRGEEFTAKDLYKTFWWFENKNETVGQNDEYDQIASATVRWVFKEVGFDTYLEFGKNDFGGSLFGSEPDHARGYTIGMSKYIDLNNTNVIKLTYEHCSVDKAKSGLYRGYNTWYTHHIVTQGYTNNGQVMGASVGPGATTDYIGTELFFKKGLIQLYGERVRFNDDYFIDNILNNDLHDFEWTIGSRLSIFVNGFLLSSECLLSLRKNMYYMAKNDQNNLQLGLSISKQLK
- a CDS encoding glycosyltransferase family 4 protein, producing MMRVILTCNFSPWSAYSGGGQRSTHSIATHLANAGVDVHVIYTKSPFENIHITEPVNYNIVWGVLPALKSKRTAILRNASIYSVKKQVDRLITKSTVVHSNGEESALLGYFKPTSNFRLVCTPRYPLYPEIKSPNTLTPPSWYDVLSLNKYQLLAHTISHADIIAPTSQFAAETIQQTYQIADSKIKVIPNGIIDDVFDGPKRRPVPGSIFFFGRLEKTKGVDILLEAFAQLSDYTTLTTAGSGLYFSEFKNRIEQLGLGKRVKHIDWLNHQDIAKLISESAIVCLPSLEESFGNSIAEAMAAGAPIVTTTAGSIPELITNEKNGYLTEPGNVQALAACLQNILDTPDRAEELAQAAKITAGDYRWNSIAEKWISLYSNIL